In one window of Carassius auratus strain Wakin chromosome 28, ASM336829v1, whole genome shotgun sequence DNA:
- the LOC113046898 gene encoding protein cramped-like isoform X2 codes for MTVDQGGGSGVEGPSKPDRKPDGGEDGESADQASEETSTKRVGEETLNPSSAASPGSAPTLSSQTPSPVGAQGNPTALSPVLAGPSNQDQHHFLRSSVRPPCKRIRKDASSAALNGHGAAKAKGAEAGPSVCVTAAAGSAGSSGVAGTSRSAPKGQGPAEKEEGGSQKRVRRQWESWSTEDKNSFFEGLYEHGKDFEAIQNNIALKYKKKGKPASMVKNKEQVRHFYYRTWHKISKHIDFNSVYSRVLKKSSQELYGLICYAELRKKVGGLMDDKNVAKLNELIQQGATTVRSKGRNLRIKAPMCRALKKLCDPDGVSDEEDQKPVRLPLKVAVELQPRSNHSWARVQSLAHNPRLRMVVELHRKVSTLIEFLKQKWAVQDQRIRKSLAEREALDGLVQSSESEDLFLFPAENSTVATLPGVARVVHSKASCTVHWQESGRGRTGIRDLPAAHILGIQPTRGKSGKSGPVGGDSKKSDGNPVDGPDSSTSAPGLETSVNTNMSTTSPVSPVLTSSLLTGQEGSAVGNLEQEAVSQTQTDASGWDKETVTQGDPTTIEGRTEEPGMAGGGVESEKAPPQSEPQGRGEEVSGTGRSPQQIQNEGWSSQGSENVTLAEVYLMLGKPGKLQLEYEWQPKPQPSALPTTQSVLRCLLRLVSSEVNPKPTPEVCSVGTSPLKSGHEESSVTPPGRASAGTTRSPSWGRQQHAARSKILLNNAVITGGRNLPRSLLVSGGDSEGFAVPTTLPPNSSRQLRMFSPNKEAELAFRQQLDSISSDIFSKQRKIGRGRPLRKPLVVQRTLLPRTTGDTSPHVCSFSILSNSSATGTGSFRPIQARLAPSNRQLSSKASSTTASSSPTTQLSSAIDLAAKSAGIIPGSPCREVEAPSIDKAIVESEEPMDSAPAAPELEPDLLDHEPSEESLQNGVSPPSPGGGDSLLAPPSVASLLDISLPGPPEESLPSGEPQTQISDSIIELAINSHYGDGSLLSPPKLNGSDRSKLLPSSCDSWMPSPTHDPQWYPSDSTDSSLGCLLSSLASPDKTRRTALPPSSNTALLGPSLLDSNSHDCFQSRGLPDVAEVDTQLACMMSESSVDYIARFNDLAQELSVTEPTLPPPPED; via the exons ATGACAGTGGATCAAGGGGGCGGCTCGGGGGTCGAGGGGCCGAGCAAACCGGACCGAAAGCCCGACGGAGGCGAGGATGGAGAGAGCGCAGATCAGGCGAGCGAGGAGACGAGTACAAAGAGAGTCGGAGAGGAAACACTTAATCCATCAAGCGCGGCCAGCCCCGGTTCGGCTCCGACTCTTTCCAGCCAGACACCAAGCCCAGTCGGAGCCCAGGGGAACCCGACAGCGCTTTCCCCGGTCTTGGCCGGTCCGAGCAACCAGGACCAGCATCATTTTCTCCGCTCCAGCGTGCGACCTCCGTGCAAACGGATACGGAAAGATGCCTCGTCCGCGGCGCTGAACGGTCACGGAGCTGCGAAAGCGAAAG GTGCAGAAGCAggtccctctgtgtgtgtgacagctgcTGCAGGTTCAGCCGGAAGCTCTGGGGTGGCTGGGACATCCAGATCGGCCCCTAAGGGCCAGGGTCCTGCAGAGAAGGAGGAAGGGGGGAGTCAGAAACGAGTGCGCAGACAGTGGGAGTCTTGGAGCACTGaggacaaaaacagtttctttgaAGGACTTTATGAG CACGGGAAGGATTTTGAAGCTATTCAGAACAATATTGCTCTTAAATATAAGAAGAAGGGGAAACCGGCAAGTATGGTGAAGAACAAGGAGCAGGTGCGGCATTTCTACTACAGGACCTGGCACAAGATCTCAAAACACATTGATTTCAACAGCG TGTATTCACGTGTGCTGAAAAAGTCCTCCCAGGAGCTCTATGGCCTCATCTGTTATGCTGAACTCAGGAAGAAGGTTGGAGGCT TGATGGATGACAAAAATGTGGCCAAACTAAATGAGCTTATCCAACAGGG GGCCACAACAGTGCGCTCCAAAGGCAGAAATCTGAGGATCAAAGCTCCCATGTGCCGCGCGCTCAAGAAACTCTGCGACCCAgatg GTGTGAGTGATGAGGAGGACCAGAAGCCTGTGCGTTTACCCTTGAAGGTGGCTGTCGAACTTCAACCCCGGAGCAACCACTCCTGGGCGCGGGTTCAGAGTCTAGCCCATAATCCTCGGCTCAG GATGGTTGTCGAGTTGCACCGGAAGGTCTCCACTCTCATTGAATTCTTGAAGCAAAAGTGGGCTGTCCAGGATCAACGAATC CGTAAGAGCCTGGCAGAGCGAGAAGCTCTGGATGGCCTGGTCCAGTCCAGCGAGTCGGAGGACCTGTTCCTGTTTCCTGCAGAGAACAGCACAGTTGCGACTTTGCCAGGTGTGGCTCGTGTTGTGCACTCAAAAGCTTCCTGCACGGTACACTGGCAGGAGAGTGGGCGTGGCCGGACAGGTATTAGGGACTTGCCCGCAGCTCACATTTTGGGAATTCAGCCTACAAGAGGAAAATCAGGCAAGTCTGGTCCGGTGGGAGGAGACTCGAAAAAAAGTGACGGAAATCCTGTTGACGGTCCTGATAGCAGCACTTCAGCTCCAGGGTTGGAGACCAGTGTAAACACAAACATGAGCACTACCTCTCCAGTCAGCCCAGTCCTCACTTCATCACTCCTCACTGGACAGGAGGGAAGTGCGGTGGGGAATCTGGAGCAAGAGGCAGTGAGTCAGACTCAGACTGATGCTAGTGGGTGGGACAAAGAGACTGTGACTCAGGGAGACCCCACCACAATTGAAGGCCGGACTGAGGAGCCTGGAATGGCAGGAGGAGGGGTTGAATCAGAAAAAGCACCGCCACAATCAGAACCTCAAGGGCGTGGCGAGGAAGTGAGCGGGACTGGACGATCTCCTCAACAAATCCAAAACGAAGGTTGGAGCTCACAGGGCTCTGAGAATGTGACACTGGCAGAAGTCTACCTCATGCTGGGCAAGCCTGGGAAACTACAGCTGGAGTATGAATGGCAGCCTAAACCCCAACCCTCAGCTCTACCCACCACCCAAAGTGTGCTTCGGTGTCTCCTGAGACTTGTCTCATCAGAGGTCAACCCCAAACCA ACCCCGGAGGTGTGTTCAGTGGGCACTTCACCTTTGAAATCAGGTCACGAGGAATCATCTGTGACTCCTCCAGGCAGGGCTTCAGCTGGGACGACTCGCAGTCCTAGCTGGGGTCGACAGCAGCATGCTGCACGCTCAAAAATACTTCTGAATAATGCAGTCATCACAG GTGGAAGAAACCTGCCGCGTTCCCTGCTGGTCTCTGGAGGTGACAGTGAAGGGTTTGCTGTCCCGACGACCCTGCCTCCTAACAGCTCCCGTCAGCTGCGGATGTTCTCTCCTAATAAAGAGGCGGAGCTAGCCTTTCGCCAGCAGCTGGACTCCATCAGT tcAGATATATTTTCAAAGCAACGGAAAATAGGGAGGGGGCGTCCACTAAGGAAACCTCTCGTGGTTCAG agaACGCTGCTGCCACGAACAACTGGAGACACTTCGCCTCATGTTTGCTCCTTCTCTATTCTCTCCAATTCATCTGCTACag GAACTGGTTCGTTCCGTCCAATACAAGCTCGTCTCGCCCCATCGAACCGCCAGCTTTCCTCAAAAGCTTCGTCCACTACAGCCAGTTCTTCACCCACTACTCAGCTGTCCA GTGCAATTGACCTGGCTGCAAAATCTGCAGGTATTATCCCTGGCAGCCCCTGTCGGGAAGTGGAGGCCCCCAGTATAGATAAGGCCATTGTGGAGTCTGAGGAGCCCATGGACTCGGCACCTGCTGCACCTGAGCTAGAGCCAGATTTACTTGATCACGAGCCTTCTGAG GAATCCCTACAGAACGGTGTCTCTCCACCATCTCCAGGGGGAGGGGACTCCCTCTTGGCTCCTCCCAGTGTTGCTTCCTTATTAGATATTTCTCTACCGGGCCCCCCAGAGGAGTCTCTACCTTCTGGAGAGCCACAAACTCAAATCAGCGACTCTATTATTGAGCTCGCCATCAACTCGCACTATG GTGATGGATCATTGCTCTCGCCTCCTAAACTCAATGGGAGTGATAGATCCAAGCTCCTTCCCTCTTCATGTGACAGCTGGATGCCGTCCCCCACACACGACCCTCAGTGGTACCCCAGTGACTCTACTGATTCAAGTCTGGGCTGCCTGCTCT
- the LOC113046898 gene encoding protein cramped-like isoform X1 produces MVKRKKTPSASEELENWMTVDQGGGSGVEGPSKPDRKPDGGEDGESADQASEETSTKRVGEETLNPSSAASPGSAPTLSSQTPSPVGAQGNPTALSPVLAGPSNQDQHHFLRSSVRPPCKRIRKDASSAALNGHGAAKAKGAEAGPSVCVTAAAGSAGSSGVAGTSRSAPKGQGPAEKEEGGSQKRVRRQWESWSTEDKNSFFEGLYEHGKDFEAIQNNIALKYKKKGKPASMVKNKEQVRHFYYRTWHKISKHIDFNSVYSRVLKKSSQELYGLICYAELRKKVGGLMDDKNVAKLNELIQQGATTVRSKGRNLRIKAPMCRALKKLCDPDGVSDEEDQKPVRLPLKVAVELQPRSNHSWARVQSLAHNPRLRMVVELHRKVSTLIEFLKQKWAVQDQRIRKSLAEREALDGLVQSSESEDLFLFPAENSTVATLPGVARVVHSKASCTVHWQESGRGRTGIRDLPAAHILGIQPTRGKSGKSGPVGGDSKKSDGNPVDGPDSSTSAPGLETSVNTNMSTTSPVSPVLTSSLLTGQEGSAVGNLEQEAVSQTQTDASGWDKETVTQGDPTTIEGRTEEPGMAGGGVESEKAPPQSEPQGRGEEVSGTGRSPQQIQNEGWSSQGSENVTLAEVYLMLGKPGKLQLEYEWQPKPQPSALPTTQSVLRCLLRLVSSEVNPKPTPEVCSVGTSPLKSGHEESSVTPPGRASAGTTRSPSWGRQQHAARSKILLNNAVITGGRNLPRSLLVSGGDSEGFAVPTTLPPNSSRQLRMFSPNKEAELAFRQQLDSISSDIFSKQRKIGRGRPLRKPLVVQRTLLPRTTGDTSPHVCSFSILSNSSATGTGSFRPIQARLAPSNRQLSSKASSTTASSSPTTQLSSAIDLAAKSAGIIPGSPCREVEAPSIDKAIVESEEPMDSAPAAPELEPDLLDHEPSEESLQNGVSPPSPGGGDSLLAPPSVASLLDISLPGPPEESLPSGEPQTQISDSIIELAINSHYGDGSLLSPPKLNGSDRSKLLPSSCDSWMPSPTHDPQWYPSDSTDSSLGCLLSSLASPDKTRRTALPPSSNTALLGPSLLDSNSHDCFQSRGLPDVAEVDTQLACMMSESSVDYIARFNDLAQELSVTEPTLPPPPED; encoded by the exons ATGGTGAAGAGAAAGAAGACGCCGTCTGCTTCCGAGGAGCTCGAGAATTG GATGACAGTGGATCAAGGGGGCGGCTCGGGGGTCGAGGGGCCGAGCAAACCGGACCGAAAGCCCGACGGAGGCGAGGATGGAGAGAGCGCAGATCAGGCGAGCGAGGAGACGAGTACAAAGAGAGTCGGAGAGGAAACACTTAATCCATCAAGCGCGGCCAGCCCCGGTTCGGCTCCGACTCTTTCCAGCCAGACACCAAGCCCAGTCGGAGCCCAGGGGAACCCGACAGCGCTTTCCCCGGTCTTGGCCGGTCCGAGCAACCAGGACCAGCATCATTTTCTCCGCTCCAGCGTGCGACCTCCGTGCAAACGGATACGGAAAGATGCCTCGTCCGCGGCGCTGAACGGTCACGGAGCTGCGAAAGCGAAAG GTGCAGAAGCAggtccctctgtgtgtgtgacagctgcTGCAGGTTCAGCCGGAAGCTCTGGGGTGGCTGGGACATCCAGATCGGCCCCTAAGGGCCAGGGTCCTGCAGAGAAGGAGGAAGGGGGGAGTCAGAAACGAGTGCGCAGACAGTGGGAGTCTTGGAGCACTGaggacaaaaacagtttctttgaAGGACTTTATGAG CACGGGAAGGATTTTGAAGCTATTCAGAACAATATTGCTCTTAAATATAAGAAGAAGGGGAAACCGGCAAGTATGGTGAAGAACAAGGAGCAGGTGCGGCATTTCTACTACAGGACCTGGCACAAGATCTCAAAACACATTGATTTCAACAGCG TGTATTCACGTGTGCTGAAAAAGTCCTCCCAGGAGCTCTATGGCCTCATCTGTTATGCTGAACTCAGGAAGAAGGTTGGAGGCT TGATGGATGACAAAAATGTGGCCAAACTAAATGAGCTTATCCAACAGGG GGCCACAACAGTGCGCTCCAAAGGCAGAAATCTGAGGATCAAAGCTCCCATGTGCCGCGCGCTCAAGAAACTCTGCGACCCAgatg GTGTGAGTGATGAGGAGGACCAGAAGCCTGTGCGTTTACCCTTGAAGGTGGCTGTCGAACTTCAACCCCGGAGCAACCACTCCTGGGCGCGGGTTCAGAGTCTAGCCCATAATCCTCGGCTCAG GATGGTTGTCGAGTTGCACCGGAAGGTCTCCACTCTCATTGAATTCTTGAAGCAAAAGTGGGCTGTCCAGGATCAACGAATC CGTAAGAGCCTGGCAGAGCGAGAAGCTCTGGATGGCCTGGTCCAGTCCAGCGAGTCGGAGGACCTGTTCCTGTTTCCTGCAGAGAACAGCACAGTTGCGACTTTGCCAGGTGTGGCTCGTGTTGTGCACTCAAAAGCTTCCTGCACGGTACACTGGCAGGAGAGTGGGCGTGGCCGGACAGGTATTAGGGACTTGCCCGCAGCTCACATTTTGGGAATTCAGCCTACAAGAGGAAAATCAGGCAAGTCTGGTCCGGTGGGAGGAGACTCGAAAAAAAGTGACGGAAATCCTGTTGACGGTCCTGATAGCAGCACTTCAGCTCCAGGGTTGGAGACCAGTGTAAACACAAACATGAGCACTACCTCTCCAGTCAGCCCAGTCCTCACTTCATCACTCCTCACTGGACAGGAGGGAAGTGCGGTGGGGAATCTGGAGCAAGAGGCAGTGAGTCAGACTCAGACTGATGCTAGTGGGTGGGACAAAGAGACTGTGACTCAGGGAGACCCCACCACAATTGAAGGCCGGACTGAGGAGCCTGGAATGGCAGGAGGAGGGGTTGAATCAGAAAAAGCACCGCCACAATCAGAACCTCAAGGGCGTGGCGAGGAAGTGAGCGGGACTGGACGATCTCCTCAACAAATCCAAAACGAAGGTTGGAGCTCACAGGGCTCTGAGAATGTGACACTGGCAGAAGTCTACCTCATGCTGGGCAAGCCTGGGAAACTACAGCTGGAGTATGAATGGCAGCCTAAACCCCAACCCTCAGCTCTACCCACCACCCAAAGTGTGCTTCGGTGTCTCCTGAGACTTGTCTCATCAGAGGTCAACCCCAAACCA ACCCCGGAGGTGTGTTCAGTGGGCACTTCACCTTTGAAATCAGGTCACGAGGAATCATCTGTGACTCCTCCAGGCAGGGCTTCAGCTGGGACGACTCGCAGTCCTAGCTGGGGTCGACAGCAGCATGCTGCACGCTCAAAAATACTTCTGAATAATGCAGTCATCACAG GTGGAAGAAACCTGCCGCGTTCCCTGCTGGTCTCTGGAGGTGACAGTGAAGGGTTTGCTGTCCCGACGACCCTGCCTCCTAACAGCTCCCGTCAGCTGCGGATGTTCTCTCCTAATAAAGAGGCGGAGCTAGCCTTTCGCCAGCAGCTGGACTCCATCAGT tcAGATATATTTTCAAAGCAACGGAAAATAGGGAGGGGGCGTCCACTAAGGAAACCTCTCGTGGTTCAG agaACGCTGCTGCCACGAACAACTGGAGACACTTCGCCTCATGTTTGCTCCTTCTCTATTCTCTCCAATTCATCTGCTACag GAACTGGTTCGTTCCGTCCAATACAAGCTCGTCTCGCCCCATCGAACCGCCAGCTTTCCTCAAAAGCTTCGTCCACTACAGCCAGTTCTTCACCCACTACTCAGCTGTCCA GTGCAATTGACCTGGCTGCAAAATCTGCAGGTATTATCCCTGGCAGCCCCTGTCGGGAAGTGGAGGCCCCCAGTATAGATAAGGCCATTGTGGAGTCTGAGGAGCCCATGGACTCGGCACCTGCTGCACCTGAGCTAGAGCCAGATTTACTTGATCACGAGCCTTCTGAG GAATCCCTACAGAACGGTGTCTCTCCACCATCTCCAGGGGGAGGGGACTCCCTCTTGGCTCCTCCCAGTGTTGCTTCCTTATTAGATATTTCTCTACCGGGCCCCCCAGAGGAGTCTCTACCTTCTGGAGAGCCACAAACTCAAATCAGCGACTCTATTATTGAGCTCGCCATCAACTCGCACTATG GTGATGGATCATTGCTCTCGCCTCCTAAACTCAATGGGAGTGATAGATCCAAGCTCCTTCCCTCTTCATGTGACAGCTGGATGCCGTCCCCCACACACGACCCTCAGTGGTACCCCAGTGACTCTACTGATTCAAGTCTGGGCTGCCTGCTCT
- the jpt2 gene encoding jupiter microtubule associated homolog 2 yields the protein MTTTNVFQGLDSSGKPSSRVLRPPGGGSSNLFGGYEEDTSASRRPNKMSSSIFSPQESTGAQESPKRSNPPGGKSSGIFGEPGAPSTQSKPVPPGGAASNIFGGAESTPPSVKSQHPNKPKDNLSVGVPATPDPPASVPKMTVVEEVKAAPVPPQPTPEKEPAAPAPAANQKSEAATQQPTEKDHEPRLGPRPRSHNKVLNPPGGKSSVVFY from the exons ATGactacaacaaatgtgtttcagGGACTTGATAGTAGTGGCAAACCGAGTTCAAG GGTACTAAGACCTCCAGGTGGAGGGTCAAGCAATCTCTTCGGTGGTTATGAAGAAGACACTTCTGCCTCCAGACGACCAAACAAAATGTCCTCCTCTATTTTCTCTCCTCAAGAATCCACAGGGGCCCAGGAGAGTCCCAAACGCTCCAATCCCCCAG GTGGAAAGAGCAGTGGGATATTTGGGGAGCCAGGGGCTCCTTCGACTCAGAGCAAGCCAGTTCCTCCTGGTGGAGCAGCCAGTAACATCTTTGGGGGAGCAGAGTCGACCCCACCTTCTGTGAAGAGTCAACATCCCAACAAACCAAAG GACAATTTAAGTGTGGGTGTACCTGCTACTCCAGATCCACCAG ccTCAGTGCCTAAGATGACTGTAGTTGAGGAGGTGAAGGCGGCGCCAGTGCCCCCTCAACCAACACCTGAAAAAGAGCCAGCAGCCCCTGCACCCGCAGCCAATCAGAAGTCTGAGGCAGCCACACAGCAACCAACAGAAAAGGACCATGAGCCACGCCTCGGACCCCGCCCTCGCTCTCACAACAAAGTGCTCAACCCACCGGGTGGAAAGTCCAGTGTGGTTTTCTATTAG